ATACTGGCAGCCCTTCCtgtggctgccgccgacAGCGTCGTAAAGAttcgtctgctgcagcttccCCCACCGCTTGATTACGACGCACAACAAGTTGTGAAAAGAGCGATCGGCAACGCCACCATCAGCAGGCACAGACACGACACTCCACTGTGCATTGGTGTTGCAAAGATAAGCCTGCGGGAGCTGATGTTGGCCAGGAGAACAGTCAGCATTGCGATGCAGGCGAAGCGAGCCGTTGTGAGCACCGTGGAGGCTCACAACTTAGACACGTTGATCACAAATGCTATGTTCGgtcgaggagagaggaacgGGAGCGCCGTTCTCTCTGTGCAGTTTAACGGCTACACATTTGGACGCGTTCCGAAGGGGAGGCCCATACGGAGCCAGAGCCCCACGGATTCGGCGAAGCGCATCACCGCTGCCATGGATTCCGACGCGCCATTGCCAAGTGCTTCGAGTGGAGCAGCCGAGGAGGCTGCTATGGGGATGGAAGAGACTCTCAATTCCCCAGCCATCCGCTTTGTGCTACTTCCGTACGTTGCACTTGTCGACGTACTCCTGCGCGTGGCTGACGTGACTTCctggcgcgtgcctcggaaGACAGGGATGGCGCTCGCAGCGGTTGTCATCGCGCTCTACTCGGACCTCTTCGACATGCTATTCGTGCTGACTGTGGCACTTGGTGTCTTAAGCGTCCTTCGTAACATTTCAGTCTTCTGCTACGTTCCTGTGAGTGACAGCACTGCCgcccgtgccgctgctgcgcctgtgGGGGGCAGCGGTGTCATAAGGTTTCAGTCGTTTCTCTACAGTCGGGAGAACGCCTTCCTGAACAgtctgctgcgcgcgcgcgtcttTTTCTCGCGTGGTCTGATGGAGGACACGTACTATGAGCTTGCGTTGGCTGCCCACATAGCCCGGCGCAATCGTCGACAGCTGGTCGGGCTTGGTTTAGCTGTGTGCTGCAGTTTTGCCTTTCTGTCGATGGGGACGGTGGTCATTTTCCTTACGCTGGGCGCCTTCACAGCGTACCCGGTTTTTCTCAACCTGCCCAGCGCGCGTCGACGCACCCGCAGGAGGAAAGGGCCGCTTTTGGCACTCATTCGCTATGCTGCCAATGCAATACGCGTGCCACGGCGATACAAAGTGGTACGTGTCATCCGAGTTGCAGTGGCCCGCGCAAAACCGGCATTGCTGTCGTCTGGCAACAACTCCATTGCTGATTCAGGGGTGGAGAGCCTTCAGCAGCAGTTTCTGAACTGCATTCGACAGCAGGTCGAGTCGAATGGGGTGCGGTCGCCGACGGAGAGATCAGAAACCTCCCTGAAAATGCGGGAGAAAAGCAATCCCATTGTGGGCCGCCGAATGCGGACTGTGGATTTCGACGTCCTTCCGAGCAACTCAGTTAACTTCGCATCTACCCTTGATCGGTTTCAGGTCACTCACGTCATGCGCTATTTTGTGGCTCTGTGCTTCTCTCCTAACGTAATGGAAACACCGGAACTGGCGAGCACGACCAGTGGCTTGCGAAAGGCGCCTTCCAATGCGGTTCTTCAGCGTCGTCTGTGCTATCAGCTGAGACAGGCGCGAATTCTCAGTGATCTGCTGCCGTCAACTTTGCCGCAGCCGACCAACATCTCAACGGGTGGTAACTTGGCGACGATGAGTCAGAAAGGCGGGGTCGTCATCGGTGACTCGAAGCCGATGGCAGTGTCCAAGGAGATACAGGAGGCCTTTCACAGCTACTTCAACGGCACCCTGACCCTTTTATTCTatctgcggcagcagtggaCATTTCATCCCTACGTCACGCAGTCCAGCACGACAAAATGTATGCCGGACAGCTTGCGCAGCGTGAGCGTGCTGGCCCAGCCGCAGGACCTTATTGATgtcggcgaggacgacggaGTCACCAAGGCGCTCATGGCGCGGCGCAACTCGATGCTGAACCCGCCGATGGTAGGCATGTTTAACAGCAGCAATTCTGTCGAGGTGAGCGGGCGAGTAATGGCACTGTACGCAGCTTACTTGCTGCAAGGCGCACGTCTTTCAGTGTACACGTCCTCCAGTGGATGTGCCACAGTGCTACCGCTGCGTGCCCCAGGAAATTGTATGGAGCGATTTCCTCAGCCCAACCCCTGCCCGGCTGATCTTTTGAATACGCTGGACTCGGTGTGGCGAGGGGAGACGAGCGACACCGCAGGGCAAGGGGAGGAGGTCTACTTCAATGCAGATGCCGTGCTGCAAATCATCACTGTGTACAAAGACTACTGGGAAGGCGCCGCGAACTTGGCGACGACGCGATCCTCGGTGCGCCTCGAAAGCAGTGCAACCGGCGAGAGCCACTTCGGCAACACGCTAATGCGAAGCTCAATTCGGAGCGCTCTGCCCTCTGCGTCGCCGGTGTCCCGTCAACAGACAGCCCCGCTGAGTGCCACGACGTCCGTCACACGCTCTCCGCGACAGCTGACCACGACGCTGACAGAGGTCGGCAACGCGGCCGGCAGCGCAGGAAAGCCTCGAAGTGAAATCAGTCCCTATCCGGCTAGCAGCACACGCTCCGTGAATGCTGGGCTCGCATCGCTGACCCTTCTTCCCGCAGCGATGGCTGAGCCGTACACGACAAATGCAGGCTGTGAGACatctttctcctcctccgctaaAGTCAATTGCATTTCAAACAAAGCGTTGGGTGATCCGCCCGTGCTTGATGCAACCTGCAGTCTCGATGCGAATGGGCAACAACTAGCCAACCATGAGAGGACAACGAATTCTGATCCAAATTACAGCGGCTCTCAAACGGCTGCCGGAAAGGGCAACTCGGAGAAGTTGTCGAGGTCCAAGAGGTGATGACTTTAGTGTAGCTTCAGTGGGCTGCCGCGCTAGGAATTGCCTGTCGTGTACTCCTGGTGAGGTGTGCGCCTTGCCGACGTGGCTGCCTGTACGTTTTCGAGCGTTCCTCTATGCACCAGAGAACGGCCACGTCAGACTCTCGCGTAcctctctccccgccccttctgagccgtctccctctctggtCTCCTCATAGCAGAGCATCGGAAGAAAAAGACGATGCGTGCTTGAGGGCACGGGTCCACGGCTTTTGCTTCTTTTCCCCTCTCTTGTCAAGTGCAGCCTCGAGCGTTGCCGGGAGTTGCCACACTTCACGGTGTACGTTCTACTATTATTTGCTTTGTGTGGGCGGTGGTGTACTGCCGCTGCGAGTGCCGTGCTTCACGGCTTTCTTGCACGTCCTTGGTAGAGCGTCAGCGGGTCAGTGCGtacctttttttctctctccgaTTCCGCCCTTACCGGCCAATCTGCGGTAGCTGATCTTTGTGTGACGCGCGGCGAGAAAGCTCGGGCGCATCTTcgtcttctctcctcttgaCTTCAGTCGTGCACTCATATCGACAAGCTTCGCTGTACACTGCTTATGTTTGTGTCAtgtctctcctccttttGGTGAATGGGTGCGTAGCGCCGATATGCAACCGGAAAAGGCccacaagaaaaagaaggccTCTTCTGTCCGGTCATTCGAGAGTGACTCGTATGCGAGTGCACTCTACTGCATCGTCCTCTCTACGTACTGCATTGCTGAGCTGTCAAAGGACGCTAGACTAGGCTCTCTCGGCGAAAGGACGTGCAGCGGTGGAACTTCGGCATGCAAGTCACCACTGCGTGTTACGGATGCTCTCTACGGCCCAGCGTGCCAAGCCGAGGTGTCGCTTCAGAGTTGGCTATCAAGCCGAAAACAATCCCACTGAAGTGCTGCTTTCCCGGCACCTGCGTCTGGGTCTTTGCTTGCTGCGTCCAATGTGCGGATGCGCATGACGTTCTTGCCAGCTTCATCACAGCCTTCTCCTGTTCTCTCTCCTACCGTTCACGTCACGTAGATTGACTATTGCTCTACTGCAACCTCTCCCCTGCGCTTAGCTacaagagaaaaagagaCCCAAATAAGACCGCACGCAACGAAGGACTCTACGAGGAGCAATCCTGCTAACCAATCATGTTCCGCTGTGCTTGTGTCCGCCTTGGGCAGCGCGTGCTGCCTAGTTACATGCCACGAATGTTCGGCACCTCGCGGCGAGCGAAAGGCCTCTTTACCGGCATCGCTGTCGGCACCGTCGCGAGTGGTGCCATGCTTGTTtcgtgcgccagcgcacgcgtggAGGAACCACCGTTTGATATCAGGGCTCTCCGCAGCGACATTGAGAACATGATCTCTGACAAACTGGAACTGGGACCTTCGCTGATTCGCCTAGCATGGCACGAGGCCGGCTCGTACGACTGCTTCAAGAAGGACGGCTCTCCGAACTCAGCGTCGATGCGCTTCAAACCGGAGTGCATGTACGCGGGTAACAAAGGTCTCGAAATCCCTCGCAAGGCGCTGGAGCCTTTGAAGAAGAAGTACCCTCAAATATCTTACGCGGATTTGTGGGTGCTCGCCGCCTACGTGGCCATCGAGTACATGGGTGGTCCCGAGATTCCGTTTTCCTGGGGTCGGGTGGATGCCAAGGACGGCTCTGTGTGTGGACCTGATGGGCGCCTGCCGGACGCCTCAAAGATGCAAGGTCACGTACGCGAAGTGTTCACGCGCCTCGGGTTCAATGACcaggaggcagtggcgctcatcggcgcgcacacatgcggTGAATGCCACATCAAGTTCTCCGGCTACGATGGACCGTGGACGCACGACAAGAACGGTTTCGACAACTCTTTCTTTACCCAGCTTCTCGAGGAGGATTGGGTCTTGAATCCCAAGATTGAGAAGCTGCAGCTGATGGACCGCGCAACGACGAAGCTGATGATGCTTCCCACTGAcgtttccctcctcctcgatccCTCTTACCGCAAGTACGTGGAGCTGTACGCAAAGGACAACGACCGCTTCAACGCAGACTTTGCGAAGGCGTTCAAAAAGCTGACCGAGCTCGGCACCAAGAACCTTCACAAAGCACCCGCGTCGGGGAGCTAAAAGTGAACGTAGCGCGCTTTGGTTGTtatcctcctctcccccaccttCTAGAGAAACACACCTTTGACGGAAGCGCGTTGTCCAGCTGCTGGAGTCTCTCCGTCGTTGCATTATACTCGCAATTCGATGGCCGAGGCCAGTGGCATTTGGCACTCACTTTCGtttcccctcttcttcctcggGTGACTCTGGGACTGAAGAGGTCGTCGAAACGCGTTTCCTCTTGCACAtgtctgtgcatgtgcgtgaaCGAAAGTTCAGCACCGATATTGAAAGGGTGGCTGATACTATcggtgtgtctctgtgcgc
The window above is part of the Leishmania mexicana MHOM/GT/2001/U1103 complete genome, chromosome 33 genome. Proteins encoded here:
- a CDS encoding putative ascorbate-dependent peroxidase, yielding MFGTSRRAKGLFTGIAVGTVASGAMLVSCASARVEEPPFDIRALRSDIENMISDKLELGPSLIRLAWHEAGSYDCFKKDGSPNSASMRFKPECMYAGNKGLEIPRKALEPLKKKYPQISYADLWVLAAYVAIEYMGGPEIPFSWGRVDAKDGSVCGPDGRLPDASKMQGHVREVFTRLGFNDQEAVALIGAHTCGECHIKFSGYDGPWTHDKNGFDNSFFTQLLEEDWVLNPKIEKLQLMDRATTKLMMLPTDVSLLLDPSYRKYVELYAKDNDRFNADFAKAFKKLTELGTKNLHKAPASGS